From the bacterium genome, the window GAGCAGGAAATTATCGGATTAATTGTTGATGCTGTATCGGAAGTTATACACCTTAAAACAGATGATATTGTTCCGCCTCCCATTGATATGGAAGAAGATACAGATTTTCTCTGGGGTATCGGCAAATTAAAAGACAAACTGCTGATTCTGATTAATCCTACGAAATTCCTCTCTCATAATGAAGTTAAAGATTTAAAAAATCTTTCTAAATTTGCAGAATCTCTTGGTCAAACTCCTGAAGTAGCATCCAAATAGCTTTTCTGCCATAAAATAAAAACAGCCGTTGAACGTAAATTCAACGGCTGTTTCTAACTTTTCATAACCTGCTTATTCTTCCCAATAAGTCGCTCGGGCTCTTTCTGTTTCCCATACACAAACTTTTGTAAGTTGAGGGATTTGCTTTTTAAGTTCCAGATAAATAAACTTTGATATATTTTCGCTGCTGGGGCTTATGTCTTGAAATTCTTTCAGTTCATTTAAATCATAATGATCTAAATGGTCAAGAAGATCATTAAGCTGTTTTTTCAGGATTTTAAAATCAATTAAAATTCCCGATTCGTCAAGTTCTTTTCCCTGTGCGTAAACTTCAACTTTCCAATTATGCCCGTGAGGGTTTTCACATTTTCCGTCATAATTAAGCAAATGATGCGCTGCTGAAAAATGCGCTTCGACTTTTACTTCAAACATTTTAATTACCTTTTTTAACTTTTGTATAATTTTATTGTAAAAAAATATTACAATTTATTTAAAAATACAAGTTAAGCTATCAACTTATATTTTTACGACACTTTAATTATACGTATTAGTTGATTATTTTGAAAGTTAATTTTAAATG encodes:
- the queD gene encoding 6-carboxytetrahydropterin synthase QueD, yielding MFEVKVEAHFSAAHHLLNYDGKCENPHGHNWKVEVYAQGKELDESGILIDFKILKKQLNDLLDHLDHYDLNELKEFQDISPSSENISKFIYLELKKQIPQLTKVCVWETERARATYWEE